The genomic region ACGGGAAAATTCCACGGGCTGATGACGCCGACGACCCCCTTCGGCTCCCAGGACACCCAGGCCTTCGCGCCCAGCAGATTGAGGGGAAAGTCCACGCTGCGCCGCTCGGGCCGCATCCACCAGCGCAGATTCCTGCGCGCATGGGCGAGCGCCTTGACCGCCGGCAGCACGTCCGCGAACTTGCCCATGAGCGGCGGGCGGCCGCAGAAATCCTCGTTCATCGCCTCCGCCAGGGCGTCCTGATGGGTTTTCAGCAGATCGATGGTGCGCCTGAGCCTGTCGTCGCGGACCTTGCGCGGCACGGGCCGCTCGGCCTCGAAGGCCGCACGCTGGCGCCCCAATACCTCCTCCATGCGCCGGCGGATGTCCTCGGCGCCGGATCCGCTCTCATGCGTTGCGCGCGTCTTCTCGGCGATCGCCATGGTCTCCTCCTCCACGTCCCGTGATCCGCGACACCGGCCCGGATGCGGCCGCACTGCGACGATCATAGCACAGACGGGGCCCGCACCCGCCCTGATCTTTCCGTGAGCGGCGAGAAGGGGGCAGGAAAGGCGCCCGCGCCGTGCCGCCTTCAGCGCTTGCGGGCGAGGGTCAGGCCGTCGCCCACCGGCAGCATCACGATGTCGACGCGCTGATCGTCCCGCACATGCTCGTTGAAGGAGCGGATGGCGACGGTGTCCTGGTCGTCGGCTGCCGGATCGATGACGCGGCCGGACCACAGCACGTTGTCGGCCGCCACGATGCCGCCGGGGCGCAGGAGGGCGAGCGCCTGCTCGTAATAGGCGATGTAGCCGGTCTTGTCGGCATCGATGAAAATGAAGTCGACGAGCCCCTCCAGCCCCTCGCGCCCCAGCGCCGCCAGACTCTCGGCGGCCGGGGCGATCCTGAGATCGATCTTGCGCGCGACGTCGGCCTCCTCCCAGAAGGGGCGGCCGATCGCCGGGAACTCGGCCGAGATGTCGAGGGCATGCACGATCCCGTCCTCGGGCAGGGCGAGTGCGAAGCCGAGCGTCGCATAGCCCGTGAATACGCCCACCTCGACGACGCGTCGCGCGTTGATCGCCTTCAGCAGCAGCTGCAGGAAGGCCACCTGCTCGGCGGACGAGCGCATGACCGAAAGCGGATGGTTGTCGGTCACCTCGCGCAGCCGCCGCTGGACTTCGGTCTCGCGCACGCCGACGGCCAGCAGATATTCCTGCAGCGCCTCGCTCAGTCCCAGAGAACGCGTGGACATGCCATCCTCCCGATCCCGCCCCGATCCTTGTCAGGAATCCGTCACGGCAGCATGATAGCGCCGTCGATGCCGCGCGTCACGCGCGGGGCGGATCCGCGGGTTCAAAGAGAAGGGAGGACCGGCATGATGCGGGACGATACGGGCGCGAGGCGGGTGTGGGGCGGGCGTTCCGCCGCGCTCTGCCGGGACGTGGCGGCGGCGATGCTGCTTCTCGTCCTGTCCATTCCGTCCGTGATGGCGCAGGAGCCGGGAGACGATCCGCGTTCTGCGGATCCCACCTGGGCGCAGGGCCGCGGGCAGATCGCCGAGCGGCTGGCGGCCACGCCGCTCACCGGACATGCCCGCAACGTCATCCTCTTCATCGGCGACGGCATGGGGGTGAGCACGGTGACCGCCATGCGCATCTACGCCGGCCAGCAGAAGGGATTGCGCGGCGAGGAATACGAGCTGCCTTTCGAGCGCTTTCCCTTCACCGCGCTCGTCAAGACCTACAACGTGAACGCCCAGGTGCCGGACTCGGCGGGCACCGCGAGCGCCCTTTACACCGGCATCAAGACGGACATCGGCGTGCTGTCGATCCGCGCGGGCGCGCATGGCGACTGCGCGGCCATGCAGGCCGTGCCGACGATCGTGGAGGAGCTGGAGGACCGCGGATACGCGACCGGGATCGTCACCACCACGCGGCTTACCCACGCCACGCCCGCCGCGGCCTACGCGCATGCGCCGGACCGGGACTGGGAGGCGGACGCGGACATGCCGCCCGCCGCCAGCGCTCTGGGCTGCCGGGACATCGCCGCGCAATTCGCGGCCTTTTCCCATGGCGACGGCATCGATGTCGCGCTGGGCGGCGGGCGCGCGAACTTCCTGCCCGCATCGCGGGGCGGCCGGCGCGGCGACGGGCGGGACCTGATCGCGGCCTGGCGGGCGGGAGGGGATCATCGGCAGGTCGTCACGACGGCGGGCGCCCTTGCGCAATTCGCGCCGGGGCCGGAAGATCAGCTTCTCGGGCTGTTCTCCGACTCCCACATGGCCTTCGACCACGACCGCCGTGCGGGCGGGCTGGACCAGCCCTCCCTCGCGGAGATGACGGCGGCCGCCATCCGCCTGCTCCAGGCGCGCACGGCCGGCCGCGCGCACGGGTTCTTCCTGATGGTCGAGGGCGGGCGGATCGATCATGCGCACCATGCCGGCAACGCCTTCCGGGCGCTCGATGACGGGCGGGCCTTCGCCGAGGCGGTCGAGCGGGCGATGGCGATGGTCGATCCGGCCGACACCCTGGTGCTGGTGACCGCCGACCATTCCCATGTCTTCGCGATCGCCGGCTATCCGCCGCGCGGCAATCCGATTCTCGGGCTCGTCCGCGCCATCGCGCCGGATGCGGACGGCCATCACCCCATCGCGAAGGCGGCGGACGGGCGGCCGTATACGACGCTCGGCTATCTCAACGGCCCCGGGGCCGGCCGCCGGCTGCCGGCGGATGCGGACGATCGGCTCGTGCTCGAGCCCGGCTACCGGCAGGAGGCGGTCGTGCCGCTCAATTCGGAGACGCATTCGGGCGAAGACGTGCCGCTTTACGCCATCGGCCCCGGCGCCCGGCTCGCCCGCGGCGTGATGGAACAGAATGCCGTCTACCACCTGATGCGCACCGCTCTCGGCCTCGACGATCGCTAGGGCCGGCCCGCCCGGCACAGCGAGCCCGTTTCTCGCCACCCGCCGGCACTCTCCCTGCGTCATCCGCCGGCTTGACCGGCGGATCCAGCTGGAAGCGGGGCCAGTCACGAGCGCCGGGATCGTCCCTGGCAGCGGCTGGATTCGCCGCTTTCGCGGCGAATGACGAAAGAGAAGAGCGTCACCCGCCGGCACTCTCCCTGCGTCATCCGCCAGCTTGACCGGCGGATCCATTTCCTTCCCGCGTCATCCGCCGGCTTGACCGGCGGATCCAGCCGGCAGCCGGGGCGCTCAACAGCATCGGAGCTGCCGTCTCCGCCTGATGGGTTCGCCGGTCGAGCCGGCGAACGACGCGAAGGGGGAGCGTCACCGTCGGTGCGTGCTTTCCTTCGCCGCCCGCCGGCCCGGCCGGGCGGGGGACGCCCGTCATCCTTCCAGCCGGAAGAGCCGGCCTGGCCGGGCGCAGGCGTCCGTCAGCCCTCCAGCCGGAAGAGCTCGGCATTGCCGCCGACGGCGGCGGTGTTGACGGTCATCACCCGCTCGGTCGCGTAGCGCAGCAGGGTGTGCGGGCCGCCGGCCTTGGGGCCCGTGCCGGACAGGCCCGTGCCGCCGAAGGGCTGCACGCCGACGACCGCCCCGATCATGTTGCGGTTCACATAGACGTTGCCGGCGAGCGACGCGGCGAAGAGCTTTTCCCAGCGGCTCTCGAGCCGGCTGTGGATGCCGAAGGTGAGGCCGTATTGCGTCGCCCTCAGCTCCGCCATCAGGCGGTCGAGATCGGCAAGGCGGTAGCGCAGCACATGCAGCACCGGGCCGAACACCTCGCCGCACGACAGCGGCTCGAGATCCGCGATCTCGAAGATGCGCGGGGCGAGGAACACGCCGTGGGCGGTCTCGGGCGAAAGAATACCTTCGGCGAGCGGCCTCGCGCTGTTGGCCAGACGCGCGAGATGACCCTCAAGGCGCCCGCGCGCCTCCTCGTCGATGATGGGGCCGATGTCGGTGGCCGGGTTCTCCGGCAGCCCGACGCGGCGTTCCGCGAGGGCGCCGGTGATCATCTCCAGCATCTCGTCGGCCACCTCCTGCTGGACCATGAGCAGCCGCAGCGCCGAGCAGCGCTGGCCGGCCGACGAGAAGGCGGAAGCGAGCACGTCGTCGGTCACCTGCTCGGCAAGCGCCGTGGAGTCGACGACCATGGCGTTGAAGCCGCCGGTCTCGGCGATGAGCGGCACGATCGGCCCGCCGCGGGTGGCGAGCGTGCGGTGGATGATCTGCGCGGTCTCGGTCGAGCCCGTGAACGCGACACCCGCGATCCGCCGGTCGGCGACCAGCGGCGCGGCCACCTCCTCTCCGGTGCCCAGCAGCAGATGCAGCACATCCTCCGGCACGCCGGCCTCGTGGAAGAGGCGCACGGCCGCATGGGCGATAAGCGGCGTCTGCTCGGCGGGCTTGGCGATCACCGCATTGCCGGCGGCAAGGGCGGCTGCGATCTGGCCGGTGAAGATGGCGAGCGGGAAGTTCCACGGGCTGATGCACAGGAAGACGCCGCGGCCCGCAAGATGCAGCGTGTTGCGCTCGCCCACGGGCCCCGGCAGCGCCATCGGGCGCTCGAACCTGTCCTCCGCCTCGACCGCATAATAGCGGCAGAAGTCCACGGCCTCGCGCACCTCGGCCACGGCATCGGCGAGCGTGCGCCCGGCCTCGTGGACGATGAGGTGGATGAGCCGGTCGCGGTGCGCCTCCAGCTGGTCGGCCATCGCGCGCAGAGCCGCCGCACGCCGGGCCCCGCCCAGCGCATCCCAGCCGCGTTGCGCGCGCACGGCCGCTGAGAGGGCCGCCTCCAGATCCTCGGGCCGGGCCAGCCGGGCGCGGCCGACGAGCCGGCGGCGATCGGCCGGACGCCGGATCTCGACGCTCCCGCCGCCGCAGGGCTTGCCGGAGACGAGGCAGGCCGCCTCCATCACCTCGCCGTCAAGGCGGGCGAGCGCGGCCAGCAGGGGTTCGCGTTCCTGCGGCTGCTGGAGGTTGAGGCCCGCGGAATTCGGCCGGCGCGGGCCGTAGAGGGCGGGCGGCGGTGCGATCTGCGGATGGCGGCGGGGGCTGAGGCTCCTGAGCTCCGCGAAGGGATCGGTGGCGAGCGCGGCCGGCGGGGTTTCCGCATCGAGGAAGCGGTTGACGAAGCTGGAGTTGGCGCCGTTCTCGAGCAGCCGGCGCACGAGATAGGGCAGCAGATCCCGATGCGCCCCGACGGGCGCGTAGGTGCGCAGCCGGAACGTCCCTTCGCCCCATTGCTCTTCGGCCGCGCGGTAGAGCACGCGGCCCATGCCGTGCAGCCGCTGGAACTCGTAGTCCGCCCCCTCCGGCGCCAGGGCGCGCACGGCGGCGAGCGTATAGGCGTTGTGGGTGGCGAACTGCGGATAGATATGCCGGCCCGCCTCGAACAGCGCCTTCGCGCAGGTCAGATAGCAGGCATCCGTCGCGCTCTTTCTCGTCCAGACCGGAAAGTCCGCAACGCCCAGCTCCTGGGCATGCTTGATCTCGCTGTCCCAGTAGGCGCCCTTGACGAGCCGCACGGGGATGCGCCGGCCCGTCTCCTCGGCCAGCGCGGCGATGAAGGCGACGACATGCGGCGCGCGCTTCTGATAGGCCTGGATCGCAAGGCCGAGCCCGTCCCAGCCGGCAAGATCGGGGTCCGCCGCCAGCCGCTCGAAGAGCCGCAGCGAGACATCGAGCCGGTCCGCCTCCTCGGCGTCGATGGTCAGCTGGATGCCGTGGCCGCGGGCCCGGCGCGCAAGTTCGTGAAGGCGGGGCAGCAGCTCGCGCTCCAGCCGCAGCCACTGGACGTCCTCGTAGCGCGGATGCAGCGCCGACAGCTTGATCGAGACCGACGAGCGCGTCTCGGGCCGGTCGCCTTCCGAGGCCGCGGCATGGCCAACCGCGGCGATCGCCTCCTCATAGAGCCGGAAGTAGCGGTCGGCCGCCGCGGTGGTGCGCGCGCCCTCGCCCAGCATGTCGAAGCTCATCAGCCGCCAGGCCGGACGCTGGCGGGCGCGCCGGGCGAGCGCCTCCTTCATCGTGCGGCCGAAGACGAACTGGCGGCCGATGATGCGCATCGCCTCGGCCACGGCGCGGCGGATCACGGGTTCGCCCGCCCGCTTGACCAGACGGCCGAGGAAGCCCGCGGGATCGCGGCTCGTCGCCTCGTCGAGGCGCACGACGCGCCCCGTCAGCATCAGCGCCCACACCCCCGCGTTCACGAAGACGTCCTCGCTGCGGCCCAGATGCTTCTTCCAGTCGCCGACGCCGATCTTCTCGGCGATGAACAGATCCCGGGTCTCATCATCGGGGATGCGCAGCAGGGCCTCGGCCAGACACATCAGCGCCACGCCTTCCTCGTTGGTCAGGCCGAACTCGTGCAGGAAGACATCGAGCGTGCCCTGCTCGTCGCGCATCGCCCGCGAGCGCTCGATGAGCGCGATCGCATCCTCGCGGATGCGGGCCGCCAGCGCCGCGTCATAGGGCGGGGTAGCCAGAAGCGCCGCGAGCGCCTCCTCCTCATGGGCGCAGGTCGCCGCACGCATTGTCGTCCGGATCGCATCGCGCGCGGCAGGATGCGCCGCGGCCCGTGCCGCGTCCTTTGCGGCGGCGGTGTTCTGCTCGTCGTGCATTGCCTTGACCCCTGGATCCCGCATCACGCCGGCCGGACCGCTTGGCCGGCCGCGCGTCTCCTTAGCGCTCCCGCTTCCGGCGGCCAAGGGCCATCGCAGGGGCGCAGGGACGGGCCTGAGCCGCCGGCATCCCCGAGCGGGAGAGGATCAGGCATGATCCGCCGCGGCATACCGCGCAATGGCGCGGGCCATGACGATGTCGCGCTCGGTCACGCCGCCGGCGTCATGGGTGGTGAGCCGGATCGTCACGCGGTTGTAGACGTTCGACCATTCCGGGTGGTGGTCCATCCGCTCGGCGAGCAGCGCGACCCGCGTGATCAGCGCGAAGGCGGCGTTGAAATCCGCGAATCGCAGATGGCAGGTGATCGCCTTGCCGTCCTCATCGATCCGCCAGCCCGGAAGCCCGGCGAGGGCCTCTTCGATGGCATCCCGTGACAGGCCGGTCATGGCACTCTCCTTTCTGCGTGTTGAAAAAGACAAGCTTCAAAGACTGATGGAGCGTCATTTGTAATCTCATGCGTCCCATCTTGGGCCGGCCGGCCGCTTTCTGCAATCATGAGGTGCCGATAATTCTGGAAGACCGGTTTCCGTCATGCTACATTGTTGGCGCGTGAACCGGGGAGCAGGAGAAGCCGCAAGGCGGGCCGGGTCGCGACGGGGGTACGGCGAGGACCCCGATGCAACAGGTGGATATCGCCGGGACACCCGGCTGGATCGATTTCGCGCCGGAAGAGCTGCCGCACGAGAAGGCGCGGCGGCTGCACGCCCTGTGGGTTGAACGCAAGGGCGAGGGCCTGCTTCCGCTGCGCTCGGCCTTCCATGTGCGCGATCTGCGTTTCTGCCTGACCGAGATCGCGCTGGTGGAGGTGGTGGACGGTCCGCCGCACTTCATCGTCCGCGTCTTCGGCTCGGACGCGGCCGATCTGTCGGGCCGCGAGCTCACGGGCCGGCCGATGGATTTCAAGGGCCCGCGCGAGCGCGGGTTCTGGATGCTCCGGCACAGGAAGCCCTTCTTCGTCGAGGATCAGCGGGTCACCTGGTCGGACCGCTTCTATCGCCATTACGACGTGCTGGCGCTGCCGCTCACGCGTGATGGCGAGACGGTCAGCCACATCCTCTACTGGTTCCACTTCTACGTCGGTGCGCTGGAGATGAGCGAGGCCGCCGACGGCACCAACGGCCGCTGAGCGCCCCTAGCGCGCGCCGCGCCTGCCGCCGCCGGCCTTGCGCCAGAGCGTGCGCAGGAGGGCCGCCAGCTCCTCGGAGCCGTCGAGGTAGGCGCCGAGCCGGTCGTGGAGGAGGCGTTGCGCCGCGCGCCGGTCCGCCGGCCGCTCGAGCCGGATCAGCGTCGCCGCGACCCGCTTCAGCCCGTCCGCATCCATCGATGCCATCATCGTGCCGCCGTCTCCGCGCTCCGCGTTCCGTCTTCACGCACGAGGATCGCGCCCGCAGGTTACGATATCATGACGCCACCCGCGCGCGGCCGCCACGATCATCCGGCCGGCGCGGCCGCCGCCCAGGCCATGATCCGCTCCTCCAGGATGTCGAGCGGCAGCGGGCCGTTCTCCAGCACGCGGTCGTGGAAGGCGCGGATGTCGAAGGCGTTCCCCATCCGCGCCTTCGCGCGCTCGCGCAGCTCCAGGATCTTCTGCTTGCCGATCATGTAGGCGGTCGCCTGGCCGGGCATGACGATGTAGCGCTCGACCGCCTTGACGATGTCGCCCTCCGGGTTCGGCGTGTTCTCGAGGTGGTAGCGGATCGCGTCCTCCCGGCTCCAGCGCTTCCAGTGGATGCCCGTGTCCACGACCAGCCGCACCGCCCGCCACAGCTCCATCGCCAGCCGCCCGAAGTCGGCGTAGGGGTCCTCGTAGAAGCCCATCTCCTTGGGCAGATACTCGGCATAAAGCCCCCAGCCTTCGGTAAACGCCGTGAAGCGGGCGTAGCGCTGGAAGCGCGGCACGCCCTCCAGCTCCTGGGCGATCGCGATCTGGAGGTGATGGCCCGGCACGCCCTCGTGATAGGCCAGCGCCTCGAGCTGGTAGGTGGGCATGTCCGCCATGCGGTAGAGATTGACGTAGTAGACGCCGGGGCGCGAGCCGTCGGGCGCCGGCTGCTGGTAGAAGGCCTTGCCGGCCGCGCGCTCGCGGAAGGGTTCGACCCGCTTGACGACGAGGTCCGCCTTCGGCAGGCGGCCGAAATACTGCGGCAGGCGCTCCTTCATCGCCGCGATCACGGCGCGTGCGCGTGTCAGATAGGAGGCGCGGCTCTCCTCGGTCTCCGGCAGGTAGAAGCGCGGGTCGGTGCGCATGAGCTGGAAGAATTCCTTGAGCGTGCCCTGGAACCCCACGCGGCGCATGACGGCGCGCATCTCGTCGTGGATGCGCGCGACATGCTGCAGGCCGATGTCGTGGATCTGGGCGGCGGTGAGCGCGGTGGTCGTATAGGTCTCGAGCCGGTTCTGGTAGTAGGCCTCGCCCTCCGGCAGCTTCCAGGCGCCGTCCCGGTCGTCGGCGCGGGTCTGCTGGTCCTCGAGAAAGGCGATCAGCCGGCGATAGGCGGGGGCGACCGCATTGGTGAGCGCATGGCGCGCTTGCGCAAGCAGCGCCTCGCGCCGCGCGGCGGGAAGGTCGAGCCGCCCGAGCTTCGCCTTGAAGTCAGCCCACAGCGCGGAATCCGCCGCATCGGGCTGGAATGGCGCCCCGCTGATGACGTTGCGCGCCGCCTCGATCACGATCGGATAGACGAAGCGGGGCGGCATCACGCCCCCGTCTTCCCGGATGCGCAGCTGCTCGATGAGCTGGTCGACGAGCTGGGGCACGCGTTCCAGCCGGGCGACGTAGTTTTCGGCGTCGCGCTCGTCGGCGATCCGGTGGATGTTGATGAGAAAGCTGGGGATCTGCTGCTGCCAGCCGAACATCTGGTTGACGGGGTAGGAGTGGTGGCGCCAGCGGTCCGCCGCGATGGCCTGCTCCGTCAGCTTCTCGAACAGCCGCCAGCTCAGTCGCACGCGCGGCGAGAGCGTTTCGGGGTCGATCTCATGGAGCTCCGCGAGCTGGCGGCGGAGCAGCGCGACCGTCTCGTCGGCGTAAGCGTCGGTCAGGTCGTCCCAGCGGTCCGCCTGGTCGGTGATGCCGAGGGTGCTCTGATACATGGGCGAGCGGGCGAGCCGCTCGTCGAAGGCCCGCTCGAAGAAGGCGAGGGCCTTGCGGTCCGCCTCCGAGACGGCGGCACCGGCCGCCGCATCGCCGCTTGAGCCGGTGCGACCGTTCTCCGCCTTCTCCGCCGCCGGCCGGTCGCAGGCCGCAAGGGCCAGCGCGACGACGAGCCCGCCGGCCAGCATCCCGAGCCGCCGCCACGCCGGGACGGCCCCCATCGCCCTCTTCTGCCGCATCATCGCTCCTTCCCTGATCCCTGATTCCGTCCTCGGCGGGTCCGGGCGCCGTCGCGGCGGCAGCCTGTCGGAATGCAGGTGCGGCCCGCCCTTGCAAGGAGACGGCCGCCGCGGGCAACATCACCCTCCGACAATGCCCGCGACGGCGGCCGGCACGCAAGCCCGACCGGCGGCGGGCCAACGACGGTTTACGGTTCCGGGCGCGGAAGGAAGGCAGGACGGATGGCGGATGCGCAGCGTGGCGCGGATCTCCTGAGCGCGCTTGAAGCGCGGATCGGATCGGAGCTGGTGCGTTCCGGGTGGCTCACCATCACCCAGGAGATGGTCAACGCCTTCGCGGACACGACGCGCGACCACCAGTGGATCCATGTGGACGTGGAGCGGGCCCGGCGCGAGAGTCCCTTCGGCGGGCCGATCGCCCATGGGTTTCTGACGCTCTCGCTGCTGCCGGCCTTTCTCGACGGGGCGTTCGCCGGCTTTCCGGTGCGGCAGATCATCAACTACGGCTGCGAGCGCGTGCGCTTTCCGGCACCCGTGCCGGTGGGCGGCCGCCTGCGCGGGCGCGCGGAGCTGAAGGCGGTGGAGCCGGGGCCCATGGGCTCCTTCAAATGCACGATCGCGGCGGCGATCGAGCTGGAGGGCTCGGACAAGCCGGCCTGTGTGGCCGAGCAGCTCTTCCTGCTCTTCCCGCGCTAGGCCGGCGGCGTGCAGCGGCCCCGCGCCGGGCCGGAACCGGTGGAGGAAAGGCATCCCATGACCGACGTTCTCGCCCCCTATCGCGAGC from Rhodothalassiaceae bacterium harbors:
- a CDS encoding O-methyltransferase — encoded protein: MSTRSLGLSEALQEYLLAVGVRETEVQRRLREVTDNHPLSVMRSSAEQVAFLQLLLKAINARRVVEVGVFTGYATLGFALALPEDGIVHALDISAEFPAIGRPFWEEADVARKIDLRIAPAAESLAALGREGLEGLVDFIFIDADKTGYIAYYEQALALLRPGGIVAADNVLWSGRVIDPAADDQDTVAIRSFNEHVRDDQRVDIVMLPVGDGLTLARKR
- the phoA gene encoding alkaline phosphatase, with protein sequence MRDDTGARRVWGGRSAALCRDVAAAMLLLVLSIPSVMAQEPGDDPRSADPTWAQGRGQIAERLAATPLTGHARNVILFIGDGMGVSTVTAMRIYAGQQKGLRGEEYELPFERFPFTALVKTYNVNAQVPDSAGTASALYTGIKTDIGVLSIRAGAHGDCAAMQAVPTIVEELEDRGYATGIVTTTRLTHATPAAAYAHAPDRDWEADADMPPAASALGCRDIAAQFAAFSHGDGIDVALGGGRANFLPASRGGRRGDGRDLIAAWRAGGDHRQVVTTAGALAQFAPGPEDQLLGLFSDSHMAFDHDRRAGGLDQPSLAEMTAAAIRLLQARTAGRAHGFFLMVEGGRIDHAHHAGNAFRALDDGRAFAEAVERAMAMVDPADTLVLVTADHSHVFAIAGYPPRGNPILGLVRAIAPDADGHHPIAKAADGRPYTTLGYLNGPGAGRRLPADADDRLVLEPGYRQEAVVPLNSETHSGEDVPLYAIGPGARLARGVMEQNAVYHLMRTALGLDDR
- a CDS encoding bifunctional protein PutA, which codes for MHDEQNTAAAKDAARAAAHPAARDAIRTTMRAATCAHEEEALAALLATPPYDAALAARIREDAIALIERSRAMRDEQGTLDVFLHEFGLTNEEGVALMCLAEALLRIPDDETRDLFIAEKIGVGDWKKHLGRSEDVFVNAGVWALMLTGRVVRLDEATSRDPAGFLGRLVKRAGEPVIRRAVAEAMRIIGRQFVFGRTMKEALARRARQRPAWRLMSFDMLGEGARTTAAADRYFRLYEEAIAAVGHAAASEGDRPETRSSVSIKLSALHPRYEDVQWLRLERELLPRLHELARRARGHGIQLTIDAEEADRLDVSLRLFERLAADPDLAGWDGLGLAIQAYQKRAPHVVAFIAALAEETGRRIPVRLVKGAYWDSEIKHAQELGVADFPVWTRKSATDACYLTCAKALFEAGRHIYPQFATHNAYTLAAVRALAPEGADYEFQRLHGMGRVLYRAAEEQWGEGTFRLRTYAPVGAHRDLLPYLVRRLLENGANSSFVNRFLDAETPPAALATDPFAELRSLSPRRHPQIAPPPALYGPRRPNSAGLNLQQPQEREPLLAALARLDGEVMEAACLVSGKPCGGGSVEIRRPADRRRLVGRARLARPEDLEAALSAAVRAQRGWDALGGARRAAALRAMADQLEAHRDRLIHLIVHEAGRTLADAVAEVREAVDFCRYYAVEAEDRFERPMALPGPVGERNTLHLAGRGVFLCISPWNFPLAIFTGQIAAALAAGNAVIAKPAEQTPLIAHAAVRLFHEAGVPEDVLHLLLGTGEEVAAPLVADRRIAGVAFTGSTETAQIIHRTLATRGGPIVPLIAETGGFNAMVVDSTALAEQVTDDVLASAFSSAGQRCSALRLLMVQQEVADEMLEMITGALAERRVGLPENPATDIGPIIDEEARGRLEGHLARLANSARPLAEGILSPETAHGVFLAPRIFEIADLEPLSCGEVFGPVLHVLRYRLADLDRLMAELRATQYGLTFGIHSRLESRWEKLFAASLAGNVYVNRNMIGAVVGVQPFGGTGLSGTGPKAGGPHTLLRYATERVMTVNTAAVGGNAELFRLEG
- a CDS encoding putative pterin-4-alpha-carbinolamine dehydratase; its protein translation is MTGLSRDAIEEALAGLPGWRIDEDGKAITCHLRFADFNAAFALITRVALLAERMDHHPEWSNVYNRVTIRLTTHDAGGVTERDIVMARAIARYAAADHA
- a CDS encoding MaoC family dehydratase, coding for MADAQRGADLLSALEARIGSELVRSGWLTITQEMVNAFADTTRDHQWIHVDVERARRESPFGGPIAHGFLTLSLLPAFLDGAFAGFPVRQIINYGCERVRFPAPVPVGGRLRGRAELKAVEPGPMGSFKCTIAAAIELEGSDKPACVAEQLFLLFPR